A section of the Roseivirga sp. BDSF3-8 genome encodes:
- a CDS encoding DUF6268 family outer membrane beta-barrel protein: MMPLFSGLCRINEKNIRCYLFTCLIFFVAPPLKAQVKAKDENPDSLVYCKPGLANSPRPKFFELSRTSSYFHNARANNYLTESEERKRVVSNDRFEAKLKFPLWMHPGFNMFGGIGYSSETYSFAKSGSQRGDSGFLSNIDEQTLKGVSAKIYATKPFKSNKFLFAKVGIKFQGDFHETHSPVNSYLNYDAGLLYGWKSSEDFVMGAGIAASNNFGRFSIYPIFVYQRNFTNRISLEALLPASIKVRYTTFDSRNIIYGVSEVNGSNYRINQPEILPGANGAIVWQNANVDVKLGYEREIHDWLWFTLEAGIRQNLRSRIRYPEADGQEVILDCNWDQSMVFKAGIFFVPPRKLLNRH, encoded by the coding sequence ATGATGCCATTATTTTCTGGTCTGTGCCGTATAAATGAAAAAAATATCAGGTGTTATCTGTTTACTTGCCTGATATTCTTCGTTGCACCTCCTCTTAAGGCACAGGTGAAGGCTAAGGATGAAAACCCTGATTCCCTTGTTTATTGTAAGCCTGGCTTGGCAAACTCTCCCAGACCAAAATTTTTTGAGTTAAGTAGGACGAGCTCTTATTTTCATAATGCCAGAGCTAATAATTACCTGACTGAAAGTGAAGAGAGGAAAAGGGTTGTGTCTAATGACCGATTTGAGGCAAAACTCAAATTTCCCCTTTGGATGCACCCCGGATTCAATATGTTTGGAGGGATTGGTTATTCATCAGAAACATACTCTTTTGCCAAGTCAGGTTCGCAAAGAGGAGACAGTGGCTTTCTTTCCAATATTGACGAACAAACACTTAAAGGTGTTTCAGCAAAGATATATGCGACGAAGCCTTTTAAAAGCAATAAATTTTTATTCGCCAAAGTGGGAATTAAGTTTCAGGGAGATTTTCACGAAACCCATAGTCCGGTAAATAGCTATTTGAATTACGACGCTGGATTACTTTACGGGTGGAAATCTTCGGAAGACTTTGTTATGGGGGCTGGAATTGCCGCATCTAACAACTTTGGTAGATTTAGTATATACCCAATTTTTGTTTATCAGCGTAACTTCACAAACAGGATTTCTCTGGAAGCTCTTCTTCCTGCATCGATTAAAGTTAGGTATACAACTTTTGACAGCAGGAATATAATTTATGGGGTATCCGAAGTTAATGGTTCGAATTATCGTATAAATCAACCAGAAATTCTGCCTGGAGCCAATGGAGCTATTGTTTGGCAAAATGCAAATGTAGATGTAAAACTGGGCTACGAGAGAGAAATACACGATTGGCTTTGGTTTACCCTAGAGGCAGGTATCAGACAAAACCTCAGAAGCCGCATTCGATATCCTGAGGCAGACGGCCAAGAGGTTATCCTGGACTGCAATTGGGATCAAAGTATGGTTTTTAAGGCCGGTATATTCTTTGTTCCCCCTAGAAAACTACTGAATAGACATTAA
- a CDS encoding glycosyltransferase family 2 protein produces the protein MKFSIIIPVYNRPEEVDELLGSLTRQSYSQFEVLVIEDGSERECRGVVSKYKDRLDIIYYRKENTGQGFTRNYGFERASGDYFVIFDSDCLIPPHYLQAAEKAISTRGLDLYGGPDQAHDSFTDIQKAISYSMTSLYTTGGIRGRKMHLGPFHPRSFNMGISREVYDRIGGFRITRMGEDIEFSIRAIENGFKSGLVSDAYVFHKRRTSFSQFYKQLHFFGRARINIARFYPAELKVVHLFPAAFTLGLFFLLVSWLIHPWLLYAGCTAVGIYFFLIFLDAFKKEKSLRVASLSVIASLVQLVAYGIGFLNELSKGWKDIRRKKQELKGSL, from the coding sequence ATGAAGTTTTCTATTATCATACCGGTCTACAATCGTCCGGAGGAGGTAGATGAGCTATTGGGTAGCCTAACCCGGCAAAGCTATAGTCAATTTGAAGTACTGGTAATTGAAGATGGCTCTGAAAGGGAGTGCCGGGGGGTAGTATCAAAGTATAAAGACAGGCTCGACATTATTTATTACCGCAAAGAAAACACAGGCCAGGGTTTTACGCGGAACTACGGTTTTGAACGTGCCAGTGGCGATTACTTTGTGATCTTTGATTCTGATTGTCTGATCCCCCCGCATTATTTGCAGGCTGCTGAAAAAGCCATATCCACAAGGGGGCTTGATTTGTATGGAGGACCTGATCAAGCCCACGATAGCTTCACAGATATACAGAAGGCTATAAGCTATTCCATGACCAGTCTTTATACCACCGGTGGTATCCGTGGGCGTAAAATGCATCTTGGGCCATTTCATCCTCGAAGCTTTAATATGGGGATAAGCCGTGAGGTGTATGATAGAATCGGAGGATTCAGAATTACCCGTATGGGTGAGGATATTGAGTTTAGTATTCGAGCTATAGAAAATGGCTTTAAATCAGGCCTGGTTTCGGATGCTTATGTATTTCATAAACGAAGGACCAGTTTCTCGCAGTTTTATAAACAACTCCACTTTTTTGGGAGGGCCCGAATTAACATAGCCCGTTTTTATCCGGCAGAGTTAAAAGTGGTACACCTTTTTCCGGCAGCTTTCACTCTGGGCTTGTTCTTTTTGCTGGTTAGCTGGTTAATCCATCCATGGCTTTTATATGCAGGATGTACCGCAGTAGGCATATATTTCTTTCTTATTTTCCTAGATGCATTCAAAAAAGAAAAAAGCCTTCGGGTGGCCTCCCTCTCTGTGATTGCAAGTCTGGTGCAATTGGTAGCCTATGGAATCGGTTTTTTAAATGAACTTTCGAAAGGGTGGAAAGATATCCGTAGAAAGAAGCAGGAGCTTAAAGGGTCTTTATAA
- a CDS encoding dihydroorotase family protein, translating to MNVRLRGVTIIDPGSQHHGEKTDLHIYDGKISFVDRSVDFDQEIGMDGLCVSPGWFDLRASIPDPGHEYKEDLFSGAACAEAGGFSDVVVLPNTEPVIQSKNDIRYVTTRYTEGPVRLHAAGAVTINTAGESLTEMLDMHAAGAIAFTDGEKPIWNSDILLKSLQYLSQVNGVLMSRPSDKYLSLFGQMHEGKISTMLGMKGIPALAEEIIIRRDLQLLRYAGGRLHFSNISTSGGLTLIKEAKQEGLAVTCDVAVAQLAFTEDALLSFDTNYKADPPYRSQKDRQALLEGVVNGSVDAVVSAHTPQDEESKKCEFDLSSPGIISLQTTFPMLLGQLGSDQLEVIVERLAHGPRKVLGMESLSIKEDSSACLTLFNPETKWVFDSTANLSKSQNSPLLGQELTGKALGVINGNKTYFDQAILIQHHD from the coding sequence ATGAATGTACGATTACGAGGTGTAACCATAATTGACCCAGGTTCACAACACCATGGAGAGAAAACCGACCTACATATTTATGATGGTAAAATCTCCTTTGTGGATAGGTCAGTTGATTTCGATCAGGAGATTGGTATGGATGGGCTATGCGTTTCTCCTGGTTGGTTTGATCTGAGAGCCTCTATACCTGATCCGGGCCATGAATATAAAGAAGACTTGTTTTCAGGGGCAGCTTGTGCTGAGGCCGGAGGCTTTTCTGATGTAGTTGTCCTGCCGAATACTGAGCCTGTAATTCAAAGTAAAAATGATATCAGGTATGTTACCACCCGGTACACAGAAGGGCCTGTTAGGCTTCATGCAGCAGGTGCGGTAACAATTAATACAGCCGGTGAGTCACTCACAGAAATGCTTGACATGCACGCAGCAGGGGCCATTGCCTTTACTGACGGAGAAAAACCGATCTGGAATTCAGACATTCTGCTCAAGTCTCTTCAGTACCTGAGTCAGGTAAATGGCGTACTTATGAGCCGCCCCTCTGATAAGTACCTGAGCCTATTCGGCCAAATGCATGAGGGGAAGATTAGTACTATGCTTGGTATGAAAGGAATTCCTGCACTTGCTGAAGAAATTATTATCAGGCGGGACCTTCAATTATTGAGGTATGCAGGAGGACGGCTGCACTTCAGTAATATATCTACGAGTGGAGGTTTGACTCTTATCAAAGAGGCTAAACAGGAAGGTCTGGCCGTAACCTGCGATGTAGCAGTGGCCCAACTGGCCTTTACGGAAGATGCTCTTTTATCCTTTGATACTAATTACAAAGCAGACCCTCCATATAGATCTCAAAAAGACCGACAAGCGCTCCTGGAAGGTGTGGTTAATGGTTCAGTAGATGCGGTGGTGAGCGCTCATACACCACAAGATGAAGAAAGTAAAAAGTGTGAATTTGATCTTTCATCCCCAGGGATAATTAGTTTGCAGACTACCTTCCCTATGTTACTCGGGCAGCTGGGTAGTGATCAGCTGGAGGTGATTGTTGAACGACTAGCCCATGGCCCGCGCAAAGTGCTGGGCATGGAAAGCCTCTCCATAAAAGAAGACAGCTCGGCCTGCCTTACACTATTTAATCCAGAGACCAAGTGGGTTTTTGACAGTACTGCCAATCTCTCCAAATCGCAGAATAGCCCGCTGCTTGGGCAGGAGCTTACAGGTAAGGCCCTGGGAGTTATCAATGGTAATAAAACTTATTTTGACCAGGCAATTCTGATCCAACATCATGATTAA
- a CDS encoding glycosyltransferase family 2 protein: MSVQKDVAVVIPLFNEEESLKELADWIVRVAKEEGLSYEIIMVDDGSTDNSWQVIKELHMLDPGVRGIRFNRNYGKSAALHIGFEACHAKVVITMDADLQDSPDEIPELYSMISEQGYDLVSGWKQKRYDPISKTIPSKFFNYITRLFSGIPLHDFNCGLKAYNGQVVKNIEVYGEMHRYIPVIAKWAGFKNIGEKVVQHRARKYGVTKFGIERFIFGFLDLLSITFVSRFRKRPMHFFGSMGTLSFLAGLLITVWVIGEKIYKLALHLPARDVVDQPLFFLALVALIIGTQLFLAGFLAEMIITNSDKKTDYLVIEKIGS, from the coding sequence ATGTCCGTACAAAAGGATGTGGCAGTGGTGATCCCACTGTTTAACGAAGAAGAAAGTCTGAAAGAGCTGGCCGACTGGATCGTACGGGTGGCAAAGGAAGAAGGGCTATCATATGAAATCATTATGGTGGATGATGGCTCTACGGATAATTCCTGGCAGGTAATTAAAGAACTGCATATGCTTGACCCCGGGGTTCGGGGCATCCGGTTTAACAGAAATTATGGCAAATCGGCGGCATTGCATATCGGCTTCGAAGCCTGCCATGCCAAGGTGGTCATTACCATGGATGCAGACTTACAGGACAGCCCTGATGAGATACCTGAGCTATACAGTATGATCAGCGAGCAGGGGTATGACCTTGTTAGCGGATGGAAGCAAAAACGCTATGATCCGATTAGTAAAACTATCCCCAGTAAATTTTTTAATTACATTACGAGGCTTTTTTCAGGTATTCCTCTACATGACTTTAACTGCGGACTAAAGGCTTATAACGGCCAAGTGGTAAAGAACATTGAGGTATATGGTGAGATGCACCGGTATATCCCTGTGATTGCCAAATGGGCGGGTTTTAAAAATATTGGTGAAAAGGTCGTTCAGCACCGTGCCCGTAAATACGGCGTAACTAAGTTTGGTATTGAACGATTTATTTTCGGCTTTCTTGATCTGCTTAGCATCACTTTCGTATCCCGTTTTCGTAAGCGGCCAATGCATTTTTTCGGATCCATGGGTACGCTCTCCTTTTTAGCAGGTCTTTTAATAACTGTATGGGTCATCGGAGAGAAAATATACAAGTTAGCCTTGCATCTGCCTGCCCGGGACGTAGTAGATCAGCCTTTGTTCTTCTTAGCCTTAGTGGCGCTAATCATTGGTACCCAATTATTTCTTGCTGGTTTCCTGGCGGAGATGATCATCACAAACTCTGATAAGAAAACCGATTACTTGGTAATAGAAAAAATCGGTAGCTAA
- a CDS encoding DUF4199 domain-containing protein, producing the protein MSKNQNSLLTEAVKYGAIFAIVSFVIQLVLWAVDYTYLVSGAYNVLLILCAIGAFIWAGLHYRKSIGGYLSYGNAYKFLIVSTVAFFIIGILLSWIMYNVVDPELPAMLQEVQIEQTIDFLESMNADDAIIDQSISDMEKQDLSDILLLLQSAAIMIVVFAVLHLLFALIVKKSRPEFE; encoded by the coding sequence ATGAGCAAGAATCAAAATTCCTTATTGACAGAAGCCGTAAAGTATGGAGCTATCTTTGCTATAGTCTCATTTGTTATTCAACTGGTGCTTTGGGCCGTTGATTATACATATCTTGTATCAGGAGCCTACAATGTACTGCTAATCCTGTGTGCTATCGGAGCTTTCATATGGGCAGGATTACACTACAGGAAATCTATAGGAGGGTACCTCAGTTACGGAAATGCCTACAAATTTCTGATAGTATCAACTGTGGCATTTTTTATTATTGGCATACTACTGAGCTGGATAATGTATAATGTGGTTGACCCTGAATTGCCAGCCATGCTACAGGAAGTACAAATAGAGCAGACTATTGACTTTTTGGAATCCATGAATGCTGATGATGCTATTATTGATCAGAGCATTTCAGATATGGAGAAGCAAGACCTGAGTGATATTCTGCTGTTACTTCAGAGCGCTGCTATTATGATAGTCGTCTTTGCTGTGCTACATTTGCTTTTCGCATTAATAGTGAAAAAGTCCCGACCGGAGTTTGAATAA
- a CDS encoding DUF4199 domain-containing protein, with the protein MIKSKPLVGVPAKYGLIASGFYILLFFILAYFKDNPYDTIKWVDFLLIPIFVYFSIREFKVIHNHRELRYWQGMTLGFICYMVIAVTAALFVYAYFGLIDPENFLAYKQEKVDLVMSQKDKLMAEMSEETYRRTLENTRTITKISLSLDTFLRKVFTGLFLTIVISVTQRTKSR; encoded by the coding sequence ATGATTAAGTCAAAGCCCTTAGTTGGCGTACCTGCTAAATATGGCCTGATTGCTTCAGGCTTTTATATTTTATTGTTCTTCATACTTGCGTATTTTAAAGACAACCCATATGATACGATCAAGTGGGTCGATTTTCTACTAATACCTATTTTTGTGTATTTCTCCATTCGGGAGTTTAAAGTAATACACAACCACCGGGAGCTGCGTTACTGGCAGGGCATGACTCTGGGCTTTATCTGTTATATGGTGATCGCTGTAACAGCCGCTCTGTTTGTGTATGCATATTTTGGGCTGATTGATCCTGAAAATTTTCTGGCCTATAAACAGGAAAAGGTTGATTTAGTCATGTCCCAAAAAGATAAACTCATGGCGGAAATGAGTGAGGAGACTTACCGAAGAACCCTTGAAAATACACGCACTATCACAAAGATAAGCCTCTCATTAGATACGTTTTTGCGTAAAGTATTTACAGGTTTATTTTTAACCATTGTTATTTCAGTTACCCAAAGAACCAAATCACGATGA
- a CDS encoding class I SAM-dependent methyltransferase has product MKRLISFVIRYVPRKYLQRVSGIALKTLSVFYSGNDVECPVCDSTFRKFLPYGRVPRPNVLCPSCQSLERHRLIWLYLKNKTNFFIASNTVLHVAPEDCFIHRFEKMPNLDYITGDIESPLAKVKMDIHSIPFEDNTFDVAFCNHVMEHVEDDIMAMSELYRVLKPGGWAIIQIPLFHPLKDSTYEDASITDPKEREKAFGQSDHVRLYGKDYADRLRKGGFEVTEDWYVKELEPVLAERFRLPMDEPIFFCRKTLD; this is encoded by the coding sequence TCCGGTATGTGCCGCGTAAATACCTTCAGCGCGTCAGCGGTATCGCATTGAAAACATTGTCAGTATTTTACTCCGGAAACGATGTGGAGTGTCCGGTTTGTGACTCAACCTTCCGGAAGTTTCTACCCTATGGAAGAGTGCCCAGGCCAAATGTGCTGTGTCCTTCCTGCCAGTCGCTGGAGCGTCATCGCCTTATTTGGCTCTACCTGAAAAATAAGACTAACTTCTTTATCGCCTCAAATACAGTATTGCATGTGGCTCCGGAGGATTGCTTCATCCATCGGTTTGAGAAAATGCCTAACCTGGACTACATAACCGGTGACATTGAAAGTCCCCTGGCGAAGGTGAAAATGGATATCCATAGCATCCCCTTTGAGGATAATACGTTTGATGTCGCCTTTTGCAATCATGTAATGGAGCATGTGGAGGATGATATTATGGCTATGAGTGAACTGTATCGCGTACTAAAGCCTGGCGGATGGGCCATTATTCAGATACCTCTGTTTCACCCCCTGAAGGACAGTACTTATGAAGATGCCTCCATCACTGATCCTAAAGAAAGAGAAAAGGCATTTGGTCAGAGTGACCATGTACGCCTGTATGGAAAAGATTATGCTGACAGGCTACGAAAGGGAGGATTTGAGGTAACCGAAGATTGGTACGTAAAGGAACTGGAACCGGTCTTGGCTGAACGCTTCCGGTTACCTATGGATGAGCCAATATTTTTCTGCCGGAAAACACTCGACTGA